Proteins encoded together in one Penaeus vannamei isolate JL-2024 chromosome 9, ASM4276789v1, whole genome shotgun sequence window:
- the LOC113830062 gene encoding uncharacterized protein, translated as MEACTFDLCLLYSTTDGNMTAVEEYMDTTVADVVARIIEMEATLIDVESLTTIAPPNTTIARGRPRRRRTFIKIEQIVHF; from the exons ATGG AGGCTTGTACGTTTGACCTTTGTTTGCTGTATAGTACCACTGACGGTAACATGACGGCCGTTGAAGAATACATGGACACAACCGTCGCTGATGTTGTTGCAAGGATTATCGAGATGGAAGCCACGCTGATAG ATGTTGAAAGCTTGACGACCATTGCGCCTCCGAACACGACGATAG CCCGGGGCCGCCCGAGGAGGAGGCGCACATTCATCAAGATTGAACAAATTGTTCATTTTTAA